One stretch of Oncorhynchus clarkii lewisi isolate Uvic-CL-2024 chromosome 1, UVic_Ocla_1.0, whole genome shotgun sequence DNA includes these proteins:
- the LOC139415523 gene encoding vimentin-type intermediate filament-associated coiled-coil protein-like, translating into MAGRVNTSPPVVPYSSCDMSSPSPVQIREANAHLVAVHRRVAELEQWLEAAENTVREQAESLIRKDEQLRAATQEIAEAKDKEIHYLHEKLCKSEETIQRFQNMVKEKDAMIGQLQHRCQLLDNICKSRPLLDSMLSHMAEAERLGPVVGMGEPTANTSLTDGESNCSPNRISNHKDFSLSEDDMDDQELDEIVFGTTV; encoded by the exons ATGGCAGGAAGAGTaaacaccagccctccg GTCGTACCATATTCCTCATGTGACATGTCCTCGCCATCACCAGTCCAAATTCGGGAGGCGAACGCACACCTGGTCGCTGTGCACAGGCGGGTAGCAGAGCTGGAACAGTGGCTCGAGGCAGCAGAGAACACCGTGAGGGAGCAAGCAGAGAGTCTCATCAGGAAGGACGAGCAACTGAGGGCTGCTACCCAGGAGATCGCCGAGGCCAAGGATAA AGAGATTCACTACCTCCACGAGAAGCTGTGCAAGTCAGAAGAGACCATCCAGAGGTTTCAGAACATGGTCAAGGAGAAGGATGCTATGATAGGACAGTTGCAACATCGCTGCCAGCTCCTGGACAACATCTGCAAGAGCAGGCCTTTACTAGACAGTATGCTGTCCCATATGGCTGAGGCAGAAAGACTTGGGCCGGTTGTGGGGATGGGTGAACCCACTGCCAATACGTCCCTCACAGACGGGGAGTCAAACTGCAGTCCCAACCGCATCTCTAACCACAAAGACTTCTCCCTCAGTGAGGATGACATGGATGACCAGGAGCTGGATGAGATAGTGTTTGGAACAACGGTATAG
- the LOC139415534 gene encoding la-related protein 6b, with product MCGGDRGNVGQRGYQSHNMSSPTADVFRCGLQMYQLSPDSKRLGSYTEDRTYDSLDGSSTELTDVFEEEDCIQDEGWSTPVVDLKQKIAARLENYLTNESLSEDAFLLKHVQRNKKGYVSVKLLTSFKKIRELTRDWRTTLAAARTTQQLEVNEEGTKVRRRDPVPDWLLCVPTSKLLLAWNLLGGEDNDEESVALGVEQQSLMETAMRLFGCHGTITSLRILRPGKEIPAELKRYAKKHMELGRKVCAVVEYEYLEGARRAYEALQAEEQLQGNRAVRVVLLGSRGTRKPRGSQDRTEEESEDGIESVCSRKPNRKGRRYPGYSLEDSALYSSSESDFAPASPRPNRRVTRPQALYGSPLAIPRVSSFRSDPYKNPVCSPVGSPLLPRKLFPSGHTPSPLAAPEISSSPVSSGNGSFGSRSKCSGDYSQESLGFVGSPWVQRRKTAAQTFFPDKGGPLSPGLPKRPLGVVDVLRQPLGPDGTKGFYNCIGRGKLVVQQ from the exons ATGTGCGGTGGAGACCGGGGAAACGTCGGGCAAAGAGGATATCAG TCTCACAACATGTCTTCACCAACTGCAGACGTCTTCCGATGTGGCTTGCAAATGTATCAGCTGTCCCCAGATTCAAAGCGGCTTGGGTCATACACAGAGGACAGAACATATGATAGTTTGGATGG AAGTTCCACAGAGTTGACTGATGTGTTTGAAGAAGAGGACTGTATTCAGGATGAAGGCTGGAGTACCCCTGTTGTAGACCTGAAACAGAAAATTGCAGCTCGGCTAGAAAACTATCTTACCAATGAGAGCCTGTCTGAAGATGCCTTTTTACTGAAACATGTTCAGAGGAACAAGAAGGGCTACGTCAGTGTGAAGTTACTAACTTCATTCAAAAAG ATCAGGGAGCTCACACGTGACTGGCGAACCACTCTGGCTGCGGCTCGCACCACGCAGCAGCTGGAAGTCAACGAGGAGGGAACCAAGGTGCGACGGAGGGACCCAGTGCCCGACTGGCTACTGTGTGTCCCCACCAGCAAGCTGCTGCTGGCCTGGAACCTCCTGGGAGGAGAGGACAACGATGAGGAGAGTGTAGCCCTGGGGGTGGAGCAGCAGAGCCTGATGGAGACAGCTATGAGACTATTTGGCTGCCACGGCACCATCACGTCCCTCCGCATCCTGCGCCCAGGGAAGGAGATCCCTGCCGAGCTCAAGAGGTATGCAAAGAAACACATGGAGCTGGGGCGTAAGGTGTGTGCCGTGGTGGAGTATGAGTACCTGGAGGGGGCACGGCGGGCCTATGAGGCCCTGCAGGCTGAAGAGCAGCTACAGGGGAACAGGGCTGTACGTGTGGTACTCCTAGGCAGCAGGGGCACCAGGAAGCCAAGGGGCAGCCAGGACCGCACAGAGGAAGAGTCTGAGGACGGCATCGAGAGTGTGTGCTCGAGGAAGCCCAACCGCAAGGGCAGACGCTACCCGGGCTACTCCCTGGAGGACTCTGCCCTCTACAGCTCATCTGAGTCAGACTTCGCCCCCGCCTCGCCCAGGCCCAACCGCAGGGTCACACGACCTCAGGCTCTGTACGGCAGCCCCCTGGCCATCCCCCGGGTGTCCTCCTTCCGCTCAGACCCCTACAAGAACCCAGTTTGTAGCCCTGTGGGGAGCCCCCTCCTGCCCCGTAAGCTGTTCCCCAGTGGCCACACTCCGTCCCCGCTGGCCGCTCCAGAGATCAGCAGCAGCCCTGTATCCAGTGGCAATGGAAGCTTTGGCAGCAGGAGCAAGTGCTCCGGGGACTATTCCCAGGAAAGTTTGGGCTTTGTGGGGAGCCCCTGGGTCCAGCGTCGGAAGACTGCCGCCCAGACATTTTTTCCTGACAAAGGTGGGCCCCTCTCGCCTGGCCTGCCCAAGAGGCCACTGGGCGTGGTGGATGTGCTGCGCCAGCCGCTTGGCCCTGATGGCACTAAAGGCTTCTACAACTGCATTGGCAGGGGGAAGCTGGTAGTGCAGCAATGA